The genomic window TGATCATCTCTCGCACGATTTTAGGGCGGGTAATATTCCCTAAAAGCCCAAGTAACTCTTGAATAACCTGGTCTACAGGACCATTATCTTTTTTAAAATGAAGTTCCATTATTTTTTATGTTTCAATTTTGATTTTACCTTCCATATATTTTACAGCTTTGCCGGATATATGAACCCGGTCATCAACGATCTCACAGCTTAGCTCACCCCCTCTTGCTGAAACCTGTTTGACATTAAATCGTTTTTTGCCAAGCTGGGATGCCCAATAGGGTGCCAGTTGTGTATATGCCGAACCGGTTACCGGGTCTTCGAAAACGCCATATTTAGGAGCAAAAAACCGGGTGACAAAATCATAGCCGGATGATTTTGCGGTAATAATCACCCCGCGTAAATCCAGCTTTTGTAACTGCGCAAAATCCGGGTTTGCCGTTTCAATATCCCTTTCCCGCTCAAAAACGACCATATAATCTTCTGATTTCAGACATTCAACAGGTGTTGTATCAAAAGCTTTTTCAATTTCCGGTGGAATATCACACAAAACAGGGGGTTGCGCCGGAAAGTCCATAACCAGCCACTCATCATCCTTGGTCACGGTTAGTATGCCTGACCTGGAATCAAACACCACCCGGTTGCCCTTGTAGCCGAGAATATTAAACAACACGTACGCCGATGCCAGCGTGGCGTGACCGCATAAATCCACTTCACTGGTCGGAGTGAACCATCGAATATGGAATCCATCGCCGGTGGGAACGAAAAAAGCGGTTTCAGATAAATTGTTTTCTTCCGCAATGGATTGCATCATTTCATCGGGCAGCCATTCGTCTATCGGACAAACCGCTGCCGGATTGCCTTCAAAAGGCCGGCTGGCAAATGCGTCTATCTGGTATAAGTTTAATTCCATGGGTTCTCCTCAAAAAATATATGAATTCAGTATGGGCTTTCTTCAATTATTTTCAATCATCATTTTGCGAAGTTTCCTTTAACTCCCCGCCCTTATCGTCAATAAGCTCCAGCAGGACGCCGTTCATCTTATTGGGGTGAACAAAAGCAAATTCACAATCCCGAAACGGCCGGGCGCCTCCAATAAAGGGATAATCTTTCTGCTTCAGCTCCCCCATGGCCTCACGGGTGTTGTCAACATTAAGACTGATTACCATGACGCCTTCGCCCCTTTTCTCGATAAACCTGGCAACATACCCATCGGGCGTGGTCGATTCCATCAGCTCGAAACCAACTTCCCCAAGCCGGTATCTGGCCACCTTGATTTTTTCGGATTCATCGATGTATTCGTCATCCGGCCCGGATTTGCCCAATACCGGCTCCCAGACTTTTCGTGCATCATCGATATTTTTAACCGCAATGCAGATATGATCGACTTTATTTACTTTCATTTTAGCCTCTTTGTTTTAAGATATGGAAAATACCCGCTTACCGGAGAG from Thermodesulfobacteriota bacterium includes these protein-coding regions:
- a CDS encoding VOC family protein; the encoded protein is MKVNKVDHICIAVKNIDDARKVWEPVLGKSGPDDEYIDESEKIKVARYRLGEVGFELMESTTPDGYVARFIEKRGEGVMVISLNVDNTREAMGELKQKDYPFIGGARPFRDCEFAFVHPNKMNGVLLELIDDKGGELKETSQNDD
- a CDS encoding PhzF family phenazine biosynthesis protein yields the protein MELNLYQIDAFASRPFEGNPAAVCPIDEWLPDEMMQSIAEENNLSETAFFVPTGDGFHIRWFTPTSEVDLCGHATLASAYVLFNILGYKGNRVVFDSRSGILTVTKDDEWLVMDFPAQPPVLCDIPPEIEKAFDTTPVECLKSEDYMVVFERERDIETANPDFAQLQKLDLRGVIITAKSSGYDFVTRFFAPKYGVFEDPVTGSAYTQLAPYWASQLGKKRFNVKQVSARGGELSCEIVDDRVHISGKAVKYMEGKIKIET